A genomic region of Catalinimonas niigatensis contains the following coding sequences:
- a CDS encoding Gfo/Idh/MocA family protein, whose protein sequence is MKDNRRTFIKKAALGTTGITLGASSFAFSAKSYNSILGANDRINMCVIGTRGQGFGHLKRWASMAESENVHVKTICDVDENLWAERVTAVEEIQGKKPGTEVDMRKVFDDKDIHAVSIATPNHWHALATIWAVQAGKDVYVEKPCSHNVFEGRKMIDAARKYNRVVQVGFQNRSIENVRKAMQFLHNGGIGDVYMAKGLCYKPRDSFGIAANSEPPQGFHYDLWLGPAPMRPYNEKKSHYNWHWHWDTGNGDIGNQGPHQFDVARWGMNKNEHPVKVSSSGGYYKYTKEQCSQETANTQTAVLEYADGKILQFEVRGLSTGGEAPMGIKIGNLFYGTEGWMEVDGGNWKTYMGPNNEPGPSSESQGEATDQVVDYLAAPGGGGHYSNFIAAVRSGNKSDLTCDIEEGYHSTVLPLLSNISYRLGRNLEFDGKKEKFVKDAEADKMLSREYRKPYVVENNV, encoded by the coding sequence ATGAAAGACAACCGAAGAACCTTTATCAAAAAAGCGGCGCTGGGCACTACCGGCATCACATTGGGAGCCTCCTCTTTCGCTTTTAGCGCCAAGAGCTACAATTCTATTCTGGGAGCCAACGACCGTATCAATATGTGTGTGATCGGAACGAGAGGACAAGGTTTTGGCCATCTCAAACGCTGGGCTAGCATGGCGGAGTCAGAAAATGTACATGTCAAAACCATCTGCGATGTAGACGAAAACCTCTGGGCAGAACGTGTAACAGCCGTTGAAGAGATACAGGGCAAAAAACCCGGTACAGAAGTAGACATGCGTAAAGTGTTTGATGACAAAGACATCCATGCAGTATCCATCGCTACCCCAAATCATTGGCATGCGCTGGCTACCATTTGGGCCGTACAGGCTGGCAAAGATGTGTATGTAGAAAAACCTTGCTCACATAATGTATTTGAAGGCAGAAAAATGATTGACGCAGCCAGAAAGTACAATAGAGTAGTGCAGGTAGGCTTCCAGAACCGTTCCATAGAGAATGTACGTAAGGCCATGCAGTTTTTACACAATGGCGGTATTGGTGACGTATATATGGCCAAAGGACTGTGTTACAAACCCCGTGATTCTTTCGGTATTGCAGCAAACAGTGAACCGCCACAAGGCTTCCACTATGACCTGTGGTTAGGACCCGCACCCATGCGTCCTTACAACGAAAAGAAAAGTCATTATAACTGGCACTGGCACTGGGATACTGGCAATGGCGATATTGGTAACCAAGGTCCTCATCAGTTTGACGTAGCCCGCTGGGGAATGAATAAAAATGAGCATCCGGTCAAAGTGTCTTCTTCAGGAGGATATTATAAGTACACCAAAGAGCAATGCAGTCAGGAGACTGCCAACACGCAAACCGCTGTTCTGGAATATGCCGACGGAAAGATTCTTCAATTTGAAGTACGCGGCTTGTCTACCGGTGGAGAAGCGCCTATGGGCATCAAAATTGGTAATCTTTTCTATGGCACCGAAGGCTGGATGGAAGTAGATGGTGGCAACTGGAAAACCTATATGGGTCCTAACAATGAGCCTGGTCCCAGCTCAGAAAGCCAGGGAGAAGCTACCGATCAGGTAGTAGATTATCTCGCCGCTCCGGGTGGTGGTGGACATTATTCCAACTTCATTGCGGCTGTACGCTCCGGCAACAAATCAGATCTGACCTGCGATATTGAGGAAGGTTATCATTCTACTGTACTTCCCTTGTTGTCTAACATCTCTTATCGCCTGGGCAGAAATCTGGAGTTTGATGGTAAAAAAGAGAAGTTTGTCAAAGACGCTGAAGCTGATAAAATGCTTAGTCGTGAGTACAGAAAGCCCTATGTGGTTGAGAACAATGTGTAA
- a CDS encoding AraC family transcriptional regulator, with protein MKILAIHLYSLLDYAQARGLKLESLTQGTSLQEVDLSAAEATVNEEDYYLILERIMSSLEDEHLGIRMGSFLKLQALGLIYQISLQCTTIEEAIHYLKDFVQATLPLVQITTHLGEQQNTISANISNKQHTLNRQLLECLLVIISRELRMMSRDRFPMHMTSPFYTSAYPEPFMYGEVFTLSFSGLDLKAALKSYHDKHLDFLIPQYLKLIQTLKKKDSFMSQVKIAALHKAKPELPGLEEIADSFHLTPRTFQRILAREKVTFRQLSDELKKEISMLLLQHKSYSIGDISYILGYSEPAAFVHTFRKWYGDTPTHLRRYI; from the coding sequence ATGAAAATCCTTGCTATTCACTTATATTCTCTCCTGGATTATGCACAGGCCAGAGGATTGAAGTTAGAAAGTCTGACACAAGGTACGTCTCTGCAGGAAGTGGATCTATCGGCGGCAGAAGCTACGGTGAATGAGGAAGATTATTATCTGATCCTGGAACGTATAATGTCTTCCCTGGAAGATGAGCATCTGGGGATCAGGATGGGTAGTTTTCTAAAGCTACAGGCATTAGGCCTGATTTATCAGATTTCTTTGCAATGTACCACCATAGAAGAAGCGATTCATTATCTGAAGGATTTTGTACAGGCTACTTTACCATTGGTACAAATCACCACCCATCTCGGTGAGCAGCAGAATACCATCTCAGCTAACATCAGCAATAAGCAGCATACTTTGAACCGGCAGCTCCTGGAATGCCTGCTGGTGATCATCTCTCGTGAACTCAGGATGATGAGCCGTGATCGTTTTCCTATGCACATGACTTCTCCCTTTTATACTTCAGCTTATCCTGAGCCTTTTATGTATGGAGAAGTTTTCACACTCAGCTTTTCGGGCTTAGACCTTAAAGCCGCTCTGAAAAGCTATCACGACAAACATCTGGATTTTCTCATTCCTCAATACCTCAAACTCATTCAGACGTTAAAGAAAAAGGATAGTTTTATGAGTCAGGTAAAGATTGCTGCTTTGCACAAGGCCAAACCTGAACTCCCCGGGCTTGAAGAAATTGCAGATAGTTTCCATCTTACCCCCAGAACTTTTCAGCGCATCCTGGCCAGGGAAAAAGTCACTTTCCGACAACTGTCAGATGAATTAAAGAAAGAAATCTCTATGCTTCTGCTGCAACATAAAAGCTATTCTATCGGCGATATCAGCTATATTCTGGGCTATTCCGAACCAGCAGCTTTTGTGCATACTTTCAGGAAGTGGTATGGAGACACTCCTACCCACCTCAGGAGGTACATTTGA
- a CDS encoding SLC13 family permease yields the protein MTADAVIVLIILVTAIVLFVTEYLSVDLVAVLILLSLTFTGVITAQESVEGFSNSATVTVAAMFVLSAALLKTGALQMVSIQLAALFQRNYKLGLMVMMVTIATVSAFINNTPVVAVMIPIAIQVARAANVPPSKLLMPVSFASIFGGTCTLLGTSTNVVVSGVMEKSGLGPMDMFQMTPMGLIFLAVGILFMMSVGYRLLPHRNSSENLNEKFGIQDYVTEIELLEGAPSVGKRIMDSPLIKELGMDVIEVNRDGNAFVLPQGDMMLQSHDRLKVRCDVEKIKSLKDKEQFANRPTMTIGEDGLTLRDMALVEIVIPNGSEFEGKTLKQLDFRRSFRAIPLAIKHREEVIHANLYQVELQAGDILLAEVKKHHIPNLKKQFGGSKPPFILLSENGLTDFDKRKFIITLVTLVGVFTVATLNLLPIMSCAIAGAVVLVLMRCIRLDEVYEAIEWKVIFLLAGALSLGVAMEKSGLANVIAHSLVSNLGQWGPIAIVSGLYLVTSLLTEVMSNNATAALLAPIAIVTAQSLGLSPIPFLMAITFAASASFMTPVGYQTNTMIYSAGQYKFLDFIKVGSWLNLLFWILATILIPMIFPF from the coding sequence ATGACTGCTGATGCTGTTATTGTACTCATTATTTTGGTTACAGCCATTGTCTTATTTGTAACCGAATATCTTTCGGTAGACCTGGTAGCCGTACTCATTCTGCTTTCCCTGACCTTTACCGGAGTGATCACTGCACAGGAAAGTGTAGAGGGCTTTAGCAATTCTGCCACCGTGACCGTAGCCGCCATGTTTGTGCTGAGTGCAGCATTGCTTAAGACAGGGGCACTCCAAATGGTGAGTATCCAACTGGCTGCCCTCTTCCAGCGGAATTATAAGCTGGGACTGATGGTGATGATGGTGACCATTGCTACTGTTTCGGCATTTATCAACAATACGCCCGTGGTGGCCGTGATGATTCCCATTGCTATTCAGGTAGCCCGAGCGGCCAATGTACCTCCTTCCAAACTGTTAATGCCGGTTTCTTTCGCCTCTATCTTCGGCGGAACCTGTACACTATTGGGTACTTCAACCAACGTAGTAGTGAGTGGAGTCATGGAGAAGAGTGGGCTAGGACCAATGGACATGTTTCAGATGACACCTATGGGACTTATCTTTCTGGCGGTGGGAATCTTATTTATGATGAGTGTGGGTTATCGCCTCTTACCGCATCGGAATAGTTCAGAGAATTTAAACGAAAAATTTGGTATACAGGACTATGTGACGGAAATAGAGCTGCTGGAGGGAGCTCCTTCAGTGGGCAAAAGGATCATGGATTCGCCATTGATTAAAGAACTGGGCATGGACGTGATTGAAGTGAACAGAGATGGAAATGCCTTCGTCTTACCCCAGGGAGATATGATGCTGCAATCACATGATCGGCTGAAAGTACGCTGTGATGTAGAGAAGATTAAATCGCTCAAAGACAAGGAACAGTTTGCCAACCGTCCTACCATGACCATCGGTGAAGACGGGCTCACCCTGCGAGATATGGCATTGGTAGAAATTGTGATTCCCAATGGGTCTGAGTTTGAAGGAAAAACACTGAAACAACTGGACTTTCGCCGCTCTTTTCGCGCTATTCCTTTGGCCATCAAACATCGGGAAGAAGTGATCCATGCTAACCTGTACCAGGTAGAATTACAAGCCGGAGATATATTGCTGGCAGAAGTGAAAAAACACCATATTCCCAATCTGAAGAAACAGTTCGGCGGTTCTAAACCACCTTTTATCCTGCTTTCTGAAAATGGGCTAACCGACTTTGACAAGCGTAAGTTTATCATCACACTAGTCACGCTGGTGGGCGTATTTACCGTTGCAACTCTAAATCTACTCCCGATTATGAGTTGTGCCATTGCCGGAGCTGTTGTGTTGGTACTTATGCGCTGCATCAGACTGGATGAAGTGTACGAAGCTATAGAATGGAAAGTGATCTTCTTACTGGCAGGCGCTTTGTCGCTGGGGGTGGCAATGGAGAAAAGCGGGCTTGCCAATGTGATTGCTCATTCGTTGGTAAGTAACCTGGGACAGTGGGGGCCCATAGCCATCGTATCGGGATTGTATCTGGTGACCTCTTTGTTGACCGAAGTAATGTCAAACAATGCTACTGCAGCGCTGCTGGCGCCTATTGCCATTGTGACTGCCCAATCTTTAGGATTAAGTCCGATTCCTTTTCTCATGGCCATTACCTTTGCGGCCTCAGCCAGCTTTATGACGCCAGTAGGTTATCAGACCAACACCATGATCTATTCGGCAGGGCAGTATAAATTTCTTGATTTTATCAAAGTGGGAAGCTGGCTCAACTTATTGTTCTGGATACTGGCTACCATACTGATTCCAATGATATTTCCTTTTTAG
- a CDS encoding dihydrofolate reductase family protein, whose protein sequence is MRNIVYYVASSLDGYISGPEEDISMYVSEGSGVEQYLKDLQSFDTVIMGRRTYEFGYKFGLKPGQPAYPHMEHHIFSENMQLETPDPKVHVHPRSLDIIRHLKKKEGTDIYLCGGGVFAGWLLENELIDYLIIKLSPIILGSGIQLFGGVKKQTQNELIDTQTYDHGLIMLTYRIGY, encoded by the coding sequence ATGAGAAATATCGTGTATTATGTAGCCTCCTCTTTGGATGGCTATATTTCAGGGCCAGAGGAAGATATCAGTATGTATGTGTCAGAAGGCTCAGGAGTTGAGCAATACCTCAAAGACCTGCAATCCTTTGATACCGTGATCATGGGACGTCGGACCTATGAGTTTGGGTATAAGTTTGGGCTCAAGCCAGGTCAACCTGCTTATCCACATATGGAACACCATATCTTTTCTGAAAATATGCAACTGGAAACCCCCGACCCCAAAGTGCATGTACATCCGCGATCACTGGACATTATCAGGCATTTGAAAAAAAAAGAAGGTACAGACATCTACCTTTGTGGAGGCGGTGTTTTCGCCGGTTGGCTGCTGGAGAATGAACTTATAGATTATCTAATCATAAAATTGAGTCCTATTATATTGGGTAGTGGTATTCAACTTTTTGGAGGGGTTAAAAAACAGACTCAAAATGAACTGATTGACACCCAAACCTATGATCATGGACTAATTATGCTCACGTACAGAATCGGATACTAA
- a CDS encoding DMT family protein, producing MKGLLTIGLLILSNAFMTLAWYGHLKFSELKWFSKLGLVSIILVSWGIAFFEYCFQVPANRIGFKEHGGPFSLLELKVLQEVITLVIFTIFALLVFKNETFRWNHVVGFVFLVLAVFFIFKK from the coding sequence ATGAAAGGGCTTCTTACCATCGGACTTTTAATTTTATCCAATGCTTTTATGACTTTGGCCTGGTATGGGCACCTTAAGTTTAGCGAACTCAAATGGTTTAGCAAATTAGGACTGGTCTCAATCATTCTGGTCAGTTGGGGGATTGCCTTTTTTGAGTATTGTTTTCAAGTGCCTGCCAACCGGATCGGATTCAAAGAACATGGAGGTCCTTTCTCCCTGCTTGAGTTAAAAGTGTTACAAGAAGTCATCACCTTAGTCATCTTTACTATATTTGCTTTACTCGTTTTTAAAAATGAAACCTTCCGCTGGAACCATGTCGTTGGCTTCGTATTTTTGGTGCTGGCCGTATTTTTTATATTCAAAAAATAA
- a CDS encoding FMN-binding negative transcriptional regulator, with protein sequence MYTPKHYSITDQEEILFFIRRFNFGTIITSRENIPMATHLPFIVSKRESKLILISHFARANPHWQEITAHQNLVIFSEPHAYVSPGFYDKKQNVPTWNYISVHAYGQAKIIEEQEESLRILENMIDSFEAAYKAQWNTLDMGYKLRMLKGIVAFEIEVTELQAKGKLSQNKTEAERQRITASFSQSGSENERLIAEYMQKMNNV encoded by the coding sequence ATGTATACTCCAAAACACTATTCCATCACTGATCAGGAGGAAATTCTTTTCTTTATCCGGCGATTTAACTTTGGAACCATCATTACTTCCAGGGAAAACATACCTATGGCTACCCACCTGCCTTTTATTGTCTCCAAAAGAGAAAGTAAACTGATACTGATTTCGCACTTTGCCAGGGCCAATCCGCATTGGCAGGAAATCACTGCCCATCAAAATCTGGTGATTTTTAGCGAACCACACGCCTATGTTTCTCCCGGCTTTTATGATAAAAAGCAGAATGTACCTACCTGGAATTATATCTCAGTACATGCTTATGGACAGGCTAAAATTATCGAGGAACAGGAAGAAAGCCTGCGGATACTGGAAAATATGATTGATAGCTTTGAAGCAGCCTATAAAGCGCAGTGGAACACTCTGGACATGGGTTATAAACTCAGGATGCTGAAAGGTATCGTAGCTTTTGAAATAGAGGTTACAGAACTACAGGCCAAAGGAAAATTGAGTCAGAACAAAACGGAAGCAGAGAGGCAAAGAATTACAGCCTCTTTCTCTCAAAGTGGAAGCGAGAACGAAAGACTAATAGCTGAATATATGCAGAAAATGAACAATGTGTAG
- a CDS encoding RrF2 family transcriptional regulator, protein MLSKKAKYGINALVYLAKKYEQGPLLIGDIATHENIPKKFLEAILLDLKNVGILGSKKGRGGGYYLIKSPDEVNMADVVRLFDGAIAFLPCVTHRYYERCEECKDEKTCGIRSLFKEVRDQTVEMLKNNTLSDIIAREQAIIEQEDI, encoded by the coding sequence ATGCTTTCAAAAAAAGCCAAATACGGAATTAATGCTCTGGTCTATCTGGCCAAAAAATACGAGCAGGGCCCTTTACTTATCGGAGATATTGCTACGCATGAGAACATTCCAAAAAAATTTCTGGAAGCTATTTTACTGGATCTTAAAAACGTTGGAATTCTTGGCAGCAAAAAAGGCAGGGGAGGAGGATACTACCTCATTAAGTCACCGGATGAAGTAAATATGGCTGATGTCGTCAGGCTGTTTGATGGAGCGATTGCTTTTCTGCCCTGTGTTACCCATCGCTATTACGAACGCTGTGAAGAGTGCAAGGACGAAAAAACCTGCGGCATCAGGAGCCTGTTCAAAGAAGTACGCGACCAAACTGTAGAAATGCTGAAAAACAATACCCTTTCAGACATCATTGCCCGTGAGCAGGCAATCATTGAACAGGAAGATATCTGA
- a CDS encoding YncE family protein — translation MKKIWISSAFILFSLLNVQAQDYYIYVAAESEDEVSLIKFDGEKAETIKNIPVGVWPAEIEGPHGITVAPDGKHWYLSMAHGNPFGYLYKFETGSDEKVGETTLGLFPASMQISPANGLLFVVNFNLHGDMVPSTISVVDPESMSELKQVTVGTMPHGSRITPDGMHQYSVGMMSGELFEINTMTLEVSRILNLDTNEAIDPEMDDAHAIHEDHSQHNMGGNTMASMSEMGATMEHHHSATKPTWVMPHPNKKLAYVTGNGSDEILEVDLEQWKIVDRFKGGKGPYNLEISPDGSKLVVSYKSDGSTGIWDLKKKKEIARIENLRKVTHGVAISPDNKYAFISVEGIGGEPGTMEVIDLKKGKRVTYAELGKQAGGIAFWKMEE, via the coding sequence ATGAAAAAGATATGGATAAGTAGTGCATTTATTCTGTTCAGCCTGCTGAATGTGCAGGCGCAGGATTATTATATCTACGTTGCTGCGGAGTCGGAAGATGAAGTGTCACTGATCAAATTTGACGGAGAGAAAGCAGAAACGATCAAAAATATTCCGGTAGGCGTATGGCCGGCGGAGATAGAAGGGCCGCACGGTATCACAGTGGCTCCCGACGGTAAGCATTGGTATTTGTCCATGGCTCATGGCAATCCTTTTGGTTACCTCTATAAATTTGAAACTGGTAGCGATGAAAAAGTAGGAGAAACGACCTTGGGATTGTTTCCTGCCTCCATGCAAATCTCTCCGGCAAACGGATTGCTCTTTGTCGTTAACTTTAACCTGCACGGAGATATGGTTCCTTCCACTATTTCGGTCGTAGATCCGGAAAGTATGAGTGAACTCAAGCAGGTAACCGTAGGCACCATGCCGCATGGTTCGCGTATCACCCCCGATGGTATGCACCAGTATTCGGTAGGCATGATGTCGGGTGAGCTTTTTGAGATCAACACCATGACTTTGGAAGTATCCCGCATTCTTAACCTGGATACCAACGAAGCCATTGATCCTGAAATGGATGATGCCCATGCCATACATGAAGACCACAGCCAGCACAACATGGGAGGAAATACGATGGCATCCATGAGTGAGATGGGGGCTACTATGGAGCATCATCATTCGGCAACCAAGCCTACCTGGGTAATGCCTCATCCAAATAAGAAGCTGGCTTACGTAACTGGCAATGGATCAGATGAGATACTGGAAGTAGACCTGGAGCAGTGGAAAATAGTAGATCGCTTCAAAGGAGGAAAAGGGCCTTATAACCTGGAAATCTCACCTGATGGTAGTAAACTGGTTGTGAGCTACAAGAGCGATGGCAGCACGGGTATCTGGGATTTGAAAAAGAAAAAAGAGATTGCTCGCATAGAAAACCTCCGCAAAGTAACCCACGGCGTAGCCATCTCTCCCGACAATAAATATGCTTTCATCTCGGTAGAAGGCATTGGCGGTGAGCCCGGCACCATGGAAGTGATTGACCTGAAAAAAGGCAAGCGGGTCACCTATGCCGAACTGGGCAAGCAAGCCGGTGGCATCGCTTTCTGGAAGATGGAAGAGTAG
- a CDS encoding Uma2 family endonuclease encodes MDLHQYVLRGKVIHQMTDDEFYQFCTDNPELRLERNEHQEIIIMSPTGTTSGFNSSECFGQLYLWNKQTKLGKTFDSSTGFLLPDGSVRSPDAAWVSNTQWKQLTAEQKKKFAPLCPVFVIEVKSESDNLTDLQKKMQMWISNGCLLAFLIDPELKQSFIYAKNTAVEQIRGFDKQLSGGTVLPGFELDLSELEEV; translated from the coding sequence ATGGATTTACATCAGTACGTACTCAGAGGGAAGGTTATTCATCAGATGACGGATGATGAATTCTACCAGTTTTGTACAGACAATCCCGAACTTAGATTAGAGCGCAACGAACATCAGGAAATCATCATTATGTCACCTACCGGAACGACTTCAGGATTTAACAGTAGTGAATGTTTTGGACAATTGTATCTTTGGAACAAACAAACTAAACTGGGAAAGACCTTTGACTCCTCTACTGGTTTTCTACTGCCAGATGGTTCGGTACGTTCTCCCGATGCCGCCTGGGTTTCTAACACCCAGTGGAAACAGCTTACTGCCGAGCAGAAGAAGAAGTTTGCTCCCCTCTGTCCTGTCTTTGTCATAGAAGTTAAATCTGAGTCAGACAATTTGACTGATCTACAGAAAAAAATGCAGATGTGGATCAGCAATGGCTGCCTGCTGGCTTTCCTCATTGATCCTGAATTGAAGCAATCATTTATTTACGCCAAAAATACTGCAGTGGAACAGATTAGAGGATTTGACAAGCAATTGTCAGGTGGTACCGTACTTCCCGGTTTTGAACTGGACCTTTCCGAATTGGAGGAGGTATAA
- a CDS encoding Ig-like domain-containing protein, with amino-acid sequence MRVFWISMGMLFFSCSTLLAQDWKIVTEPAALTLDVEKTAQIKAKVVDADGKEVSGQEIFFYSRKGKAVEVDTTGLVTAHLPGEHKLIVIAPPKNGGKPIRLDYPVKVNFPPISEIKVEEIPAEIYAGTTLPLQVTVMDEMDLVREEVQLKTTSTDPAVASADPYLNLKAHKPGKTTVTVTNGEVENKLDVNVIPFPAKEVKLEGDREEARTGDVFHFTAKVVDDEGNEISDAPVTYSFQGKADDVSSSASGLIKQDGRFVADVAGMYTIMAASGPYVAQQTIKIVPREVDRKIELVGKGSVDDKHTSDFWVWEGVDGRDYAVTGTWGADGKAYFWDVTNPAAIERIDSIQVDARTVNDVKVSEDGKICIISREGASNRKNGIVIIDVTNPREAEVISTFTENLTGGVHNLYIYQNHVYALSAGQKYYVINIDDPKQPRIVSKFELETPAHSIHDVWVQDGIAYSSNWSDGIQLVDVGNGIAGGSPENPKQFASYAYPSGANHATFPFKSKSTDKFYVIGGDEIFPYGLDVNKENMAAGFLHFIDFSDLENPDEIARFEVPNAGSHNYWVDEENELLYASFYNGGVRVVDISGELMGDLYKQGREIAWIIPSDPDGYIPNAPFTWGAQPYKGHIFYSDWNSGLWAAKLEPETPEETRLESR; translated from the coding sequence ATGAGAGTATTCTGGATAAGCATGGGTATGCTATTTTTTTCATGCAGTACCCTATTGGCTCAGGACTGGAAGATTGTAACCGAACCTGCTGCGCTGACTTTGGACGTAGAAAAAACCGCGCAAATCAAGGCTAAAGTAGTAGATGCTGATGGCAAAGAAGTTTCCGGGCAGGAAATCTTTTTCTATTCCCGCAAAGGTAAGGCGGTAGAAGTAGATACTACTGGCTTGGTGACTGCCCACCTGCCTGGCGAACATAAACTGATTGTGATTGCCCCTCCCAAAAATGGTGGAAAGCCCATCCGCCTGGACTATCCGGTAAAAGTCAATTTTCCGCCCATCAGTGAGATCAAAGTAGAAGAGATTCCTGCTGAAATTTATGCAGGCACCACATTGCCTTTGCAGGTAACCGTGATGGATGAGATGGATCTGGTAAGAGAAGAAGTACAACTTAAAACGACAAGTACTGATCCTGCTGTGGCTTCCGCTGATCCTTACCTGAACCTGAAGGCGCATAAGCCTGGCAAAACTACGGTCACAGTGACCAATGGTGAGGTTGAAAACAAACTTGATGTCAATGTGATTCCTTTTCCAGCTAAGGAAGTGAAGCTGGAAGGAGATAGGGAAGAAGCCCGCACCGGCGATGTGTTTCATTTTACTGCCAAAGTAGTGGACGATGAAGGTAATGAAATCAGCGATGCGCCAGTTACGTATTCCTTTCAGGGAAAAGCGGATGATGTGTCTTCCAGCGCTTCCGGACTGATCAAACAGGATGGACGATTTGTAGCCGATGTGGCTGGTATGTATACCATCATGGCGGCTTCCGGACCCTATGTAGCGCAGCAAACTATTAAGATCGTTCCCCGTGAAGTAGACCGTAAAATAGAACTGGTAGGTAAAGGATCAGTAGATGACAAACATACTTCCGACTTCTGGGTATGGGAAGGTGTAGATGGCCGTGACTATGCAGTGACCGGTACCTGGGGTGCTGATGGCAAAGCTTATTTTTGGGATGTTACCAACCCTGCTGCCATTGAGCGCATTGACAGTATTCAGGTAGATGCCCGCACCGTGAATGATGTGAAAGTATCGGAAGATGGAAAGATTTGTATCATCAGCCGGGAGGGAGCTTCCAACCGCAAGAATGGCATCGTCATCATTGACGTCACCAATCCACGTGAAGCAGAAGTCATTTCTACCTTTACCGAAAACCTGACAGGTGGAGTGCATAACCTTTACATCTACCAAAATCATGTCTATGCCCTGAGCGCCGGACAGAAATATTATGTGATTAATATTGATGACCCTAAACAACCCAGGATCGTCAGCAAGTTTGAATTGGAAACTCCTGCCCATTCCATCCACGATGTATGGGTACAGGATGGCATCGCCTATTCCTCCAACTGGTCAGATGGTATTCAGCTGGTAGATGTGGGCAATGGCATTGCTGGTGGCTCACCGGAAAATCCTAAACAATTTGCCAGCTATGCTTATCCCAGCGGTGCTAACCATGCTACTTTCCCCTTCAAGAGCAAGTCTACTGACAAGTTTTATGTGATTGGCGGCGATGAAATCTTTCCTTACGGACTGGATGTCAACAAAGAAAACATGGCAGCAGGCTTCCTGCACTTTATTGACTTTAGTGATCTGGAAAATCCTGATGAGATTGCACGTTTTGAAGTACCCAATGCGGGTTCACACAATTACTGGGTAGATGAAGAAAATGAACTACTTTATGCTTCCTTTTACAATGGCGGAGTGCGTGTGGTAGACATCAGCGGCGAACTGATGGGCGATTTGTACAAGCAGGGCAGAGAGATTGCCTGGATCATTCCCAGTGATCCTGATGGCTATATTCCCAATGCACCATTTACCTGGGGTGCACAGCCTTACAAAGGACATATTTTCTACTCCGATTGGAACAGCGGCCTCTGGGCAGCCAAACTGGAGCCAGAAACACCAGAAGAAACCCGGTTGGAAAGCCGTTAA